A genomic stretch from Spongiibacter nanhainus includes:
- a CDS encoding ATP phosphoribosyltransferase regulatory subunit, with the protein MTLVDRWLLPDGVEELLPAEARQVESLRRSLLDLFQRWGYELVIPPLLEYTESLLVGLGGDIDLLTFRVTDQLTGRMMGLRADITPQAARIDAHSMKREGPVRLCYAGSVLHTKPKKPLASRSPIQLGAELYGDNSSASDLEIICLMLETLRTAGLEGLTLDVGHVGIYQAVTAAAGLSGEKEQVYFDILQRKAAAELAVFVDQLSLPDKQAEQLRGLAMLHGGSDVLARGRALFSDIPPALEAIDSLEGLAAALTARMPDVAFYFDLAELRGYHYHTGLVFSALVQEHGQALASGGRYDDIGEVFGRARPATGFSIDLKALLGLLPDTASTLGVFAPYSEEPAQWQAVQALRQSGETVVTGLPGQRPGEDCDRQLVENDGQWSVRPLGE; encoded by the coding sequence ATGACCCTGGTAGATCGCTGGTTACTCCCCGACGGTGTCGAAGAACTCCTGCCTGCCGAAGCAAGGCAAGTGGAGAGCTTGCGGCGTTCCCTGCTGGATTTGTTCCAACGCTGGGGCTATGAGTTGGTCATCCCCCCCCTGCTGGAATACACCGAATCACTGTTGGTTGGACTTGGCGGCGATATTGACCTACTTACCTTCAGGGTGACCGACCAATTGACTGGCCGAATGATGGGTTTGCGGGCTGATATTACTCCCCAAGCTGCCCGGATTGACGCCCACAGTATGAAGCGCGAAGGTCCGGTGCGTTTGTGTTATGCCGGTAGCGTATTGCACACCAAACCCAAAAAACCGCTGGCCTCGCGCTCTCCCATTCAACTTGGGGCAGAGCTCTACGGTGACAACAGTTCGGCCAGCGATTTGGAAATCATATGCCTGATGCTGGAGACCCTGCGCACTGCCGGACTAGAAGGCCTGACCCTGGATGTTGGGCATGTGGGCATCTATCAGGCAGTGACGGCCGCCGCTGGCCTCAGCGGAGAGAAAGAGCAAGTTTATTTCGATATCCTCCAGCGCAAAGCCGCTGCCGAGTTGGCGGTGTTTGTCGATCAACTATCACTGCCGGACAAACAGGCTGAGCAGCTGCGTGGCCTGGCCATGCTGCACGGTGGCAGCGATGTCTTGGCTCGGGGGAGGGCATTGTTCAGTGATATTCCGCCGGCGCTTGAGGCAATAGACAGCCTTGAAGGACTCGCTGCGGCGCTAACAGCCCGTATGCCCGATGTGGCCTTCTATTTTGATCTGGCCGAATTGCGCGGTTATCACTACCATACCGGCTTGGTGTTTTCGGCGCTGGTACAAGAGCACGGCCAGGCCTTAGCTTCCGGCGGTCGCTATGACGATATTGGCGAAGTTTTTGGTAGGGCGCGCCCGGCTACCGGTTTCAGCATTGACCTGAAGGCCTTGCTGGGCTTGTTGCCTGATACTGCATCAACGCTTGGTGTTTTCGCTCCTTACAGTGAGGAGCCCGCACAATGGCAGGCGGTACAAGCGCTGCGACAATCCGGTGAAACAGTGGTTACAGGATTGCCCGGGCAACGTCCGGGCGAAGATTGCGACCGGCAATTGGTCGAAAACGATGGACAGTGGTCAGTGCGACCGCTGGGTGAATAA
- a CDS encoding DUF2065 domain-containing protein: protein MWQELAVALSLVLVIEGILPFASPERWRLLAYRMADMDSRSVRIAGLISMVSGLILLSVFR from the coding sequence ATGTGGCAAGAGCTGGCGGTGGCGCTGAGCCTGGTGCTGGTCATTGAAGGCATTTTACCCTTTGCGAGCCCCGAGCGCTGGCGTTTGCTGGCCTACCGGATGGCGGATATGGACAGCCGTTCGGTGCGCATTGCTGGGCTGATAAGCATGGTATCTGGCCTGATACTGTTGAGTGTTTTTCGCTGA
- the hflC gene encoding protease modulator HflC: MASRQFTVLLVVLGLIVLAYNSLFIVSETQRAVQLKFGEVVNPNVETGLHIKTPFVHTIRKFERRILTLDAPTQRYLTIEKKPLDVDYYAKWRVSETEKFYTATNGEEIRAEGLLAQRINTGLRDKFGERTFHEVVSGERDLLMTELTRDLNKITVREFGIELVDVRVKRIDLPTQVSQSVFDRMKSEREREAREHRSTGKEQAEKIRATADRQRTIIAANAYRDSEIIRGEGDAEASAIYAEAFSADPEFYAFVRSLEAYRKSFASKGDLLVVDTDDEFFRYLEQSGGK, encoded by the coding sequence ATGGCTAGCCGTCAATTTACCGTACTTTTAGTGGTGCTGGGGCTGATCGTTCTGGCCTACAATTCCCTTTTTATCGTAAGTGAGACCCAGCGCGCGGTGCAGCTCAAGTTTGGTGAGGTAGTCAACCCCAACGTCGAGACTGGCCTGCACATCAAAACGCCCTTTGTGCATACCATACGCAAGTTCGAGCGCCGCATTCTGACCTTGGACGCGCCTACTCAGCGCTATCTCACTATCGAGAAAAAACCGCTGGACGTGGACTACTACGCCAAGTGGAGGGTCAGCGAAACCGAGAAATTCTACACCGCCACCAACGGTGAAGAGATTCGCGCCGAAGGGTTGCTGGCCCAGCGCATCAACACCGGTTTGCGGGACAAATTTGGTGAGCGGACCTTCCACGAAGTGGTGTCCGGTGAGCGGGACTTGCTGATGACCGAGCTCACTCGGGATCTCAACAAGATCACCGTTCGGGAATTCGGTATCGAGCTGGTAGACGTCCGGGTCAAACGTATCGATCTGCCCACTCAGGTCAGCCAATCGGTGTTTGACCGGATGAAGTCCGAGCGGGAGCGGGAGGCTCGTGAGCACCGCTCGACCGGTAAAGAGCAGGCGGAGAAAATTCGCGCCACCGCAGATCGCCAGCGCACGATCATTGCCGCCAATGCTTACCGGGATTCGGAGATCATTCGTGGTGAAGGCGATGCCGAGGCCTCTGCGATCTACGCCGAAGCCTTCAGCGCTGACCCCGAGTTTTATGCCTTTGTCCGCAGCTTGGAAGCCTACCGCAAGTCCTTTGCTAGCAAAGGGGATTTGCTGGTTGTCGACACCGACGATGAGTTCTTTCGCTACCTCGAACAAAGCGGCGGTAAATAG
- the hflK gene encoding FtsH protease activity modulator HflK, which produces MAWNEPGGGRDNDPWGGGGKNQGPPDLDEALKKLQERLNKIFGGGNGNRGNSGGGGFQLSPSALVVLAVLAVSVWGLFGFYQVDQQERAVVLRLGQYYQTVMPGLRWNPPLVDEVNVINVTKVRAASSRGQMLTEDENIVDIAVSVQYTVANPSDFLLKVKSPELSLEHALESALRHVVGSSRMDQVITEGREEVARDTQERLQAYLNTYQSGIQVAKVNIDDAQPPSQVQDAFDDVTRAKEDRERLKNEAEAYANGIIPEARGKAQRQLEEAQGYKEQVIANAQGQAQRFSQLLAEYKKAPKVTRERLYIDAIQEVYSESTKVMVDVEGGNNMMYLPLDKLMDSSASARQPRNQEVDIRELTDKVIEQLRRDSQSTRREGR; this is translated from the coding sequence ATGGCCTGGAATGAACCGGGTGGCGGACGCGACAACGACCCCTGGGGTGGTGGTGGAAAGAACCAGGGGCCGCCAGATCTGGATGAGGCGCTAAAGAAGCTTCAGGAGCGTCTAAACAAGATATTTGGTGGTGGTAACGGCAATCGCGGCAACAGCGGTGGCGGCGGGTTTCAGCTTAGCCCCAGTGCGCTGGTGGTATTGGCGGTGTTGGCTGTTTCGGTATGGGGGCTGTTTGGTTTCTATCAGGTTGACCAGCAAGAGCGTGCCGTCGTATTGCGCTTGGGCCAGTACTATCAAACCGTTATGCCGGGTCTGCGTTGGAATCCTCCGCTGGTGGACGAGGTCAATGTGATCAACGTCACCAAGGTGCGGGCTGCATCTAGCCGGGGGCAAATGCTGACCGAGGACGAGAATATCGTCGATATTGCGGTATCGGTGCAGTACACCGTCGCCAACCCCTCTGACTTCCTGTTGAAGGTCAAGAGCCCCGAGCTCAGCCTGGAGCATGCGCTGGAGAGTGCCCTTCGCCATGTGGTGGGTAGCTCGCGGATGGATCAAGTCATCACCGAGGGCCGGGAAGAGGTGGCTCGGGATACCCAGGAGCGGCTTCAGGCTTACCTGAATACCTATCAGAGCGGTATCCAGGTGGCCAAGGTCAACATCGACGACGCCCAACCACCTTCCCAGGTGCAGGACGCCTTTGACGATGTGACCCGGGCCAAAGAGGATCGCGAGCGTCTCAAGAATGAGGCGGAAGCCTATGCCAACGGCATCATCCCTGAGGCCAGAGGTAAGGCCCAGCGGCAGCTCGAAGAAGCTCAGGGTTACAAAGAGCAAGTGATTGCCAATGCCCAGGGTCAGGCGCAGCGTTTTTCGCAGCTGCTGGCTGAGTACAAGAAAGCCCCTAAGGTAACGCGGGAGCGTCTATACATCGATGCGATCCAAGAGGTCTATTCGGAGTCCACCAAGGTGATGGTGGATGTTGAGGGTGGCAATAACATGATGTACCTGCCCCTGGACAAGCTGATGGACTCCAGCGCCAGCGCGCGGCAACCTCGGAATCAGGAAGTGGATATCCGCGAGCTTACCGATAAAGTCATTGAGCAGTTGCGCCGCGACAGCCAAAGCACGCGCCGGGAGGGTCGTTAA
- the hflX gene encoding ribosome rescue GTPase HflX — MLFERPDSGERAILVHLDLRSEDEREDPDEFIQLVTSAGGDPVAFIGGQRQHPDPRLFVGSGKLEEIRAALAQHQGELVLFNHALSPSQERNIERELKCRVLDRTGLILDIFAQRARTHEGKLQVELAQLEHMSTRLIRGWTHLERQKGGIGLRGPGETQLETDRRLLRARIKSIQSRLGKVRRQRQQARRARQRADIPAVSIVGYTNAGKSTLFNALTTSEVYAADQLFATLDPTVRRIPIDDVGPVVLTDTVGFIRHLPHKLVEAFRATLEEAAMADLLVHVIDSADPERDDNILQVNTVLKEIGADELPVLEVYNKTDLLGGECRIDRWEEGKPRRVWLSARRREGLDLFTQALSELLCEDVVETEVTLGAEQGRLRARLYSLSAVQSETHNDDGSVQLHLRLPAVDWQRFLAAEAVSEASLHAR, encoded by the coding sequence TTGCTATTTGAACGACCCGATTCCGGTGAACGGGCAATATTGGTTCACCTGGATTTACGCAGTGAAGACGAGCGCGAAGATCCCGATGAGTTTATCCAACTGGTCACCTCCGCTGGGGGTGATCCGGTGGCGTTCATCGGTGGTCAACGTCAACACCCTGATCCCCGTTTGTTTGTCGGTTCTGGCAAGCTGGAGGAAATCCGCGCCGCGCTGGCACAACACCAGGGCGAACTGGTGTTGTTTAATCACGCGCTCTCCCCCAGTCAGGAACGCAATATCGAGCGCGAGCTAAAGTGCAGGGTGTTAGACCGCACTGGCTTGATTCTCGATATCTTTGCCCAGCGGGCACGCACCCACGAAGGTAAACTCCAGGTCGAGCTGGCACAGCTTGAACATATGTCGACGCGGCTGATCCGCGGCTGGACTCACCTGGAGAGGCAGAAGGGCGGCATCGGCCTGCGCGGCCCGGGTGAAACCCAGCTGGAAACTGACCGCCGACTATTGCGGGCGCGGATCAAAAGTATCCAGTCGCGGCTCGGTAAGGTGCGTCGCCAGCGCCAGCAGGCCCGTCGCGCTCGTCAGCGCGCCGATATCCCCGCGGTGTCAATTGTCGGCTATACCAACGCCGGCAAATCTACCCTGTTCAACGCCCTGACCACATCGGAGGTTTACGCCGCCGATCAGCTATTTGCCACCCTTGACCCAACTGTGCGCCGCATTCCCATCGACGACGTCGGGCCAGTGGTGCTGACCGATACGGTGGGCTTTATCCGCCACTTGCCTCACAAATTGGTAGAGGCGTTTCGGGCGACGCTGGAAGAAGCGGCGATGGCGGATTTACTGGTTCACGTGATCGATTCTGCCGATCCCGAGCGGGACGACAATATCCTCCAGGTTAATACTGTGCTGAAAGAGATCGGCGCCGACGAACTGCCAGTGCTTGAGGTCTATAACAAAACCGATCTGCTGGGCGGCGAATGCCGTATTGATCGATGGGAAGAGGGCAAACCTCGTCGGGTTTGGCTGTCGGCGCGGCGAAGAGAAGGTCTCGATTTATTTACCCAGGCCCTGAGCGAACTACTGTGTGAAGATGTGGTAGAGACCGAAGTGACCCTCGGTGCCGAGCAGGGCCGACTCAGGGCGCGCCTGTACAGCCTCAGCGCCGTGCAGTCTGAAACCCATAACGACGACGGCTCTGTTCAACTACACCTACGTTTGCCGGCAGTCGATTGGCAGCGCTTTCTGGCTGCAGAAGCGGTGAGTGAGGCGTCCCTGCACGCCAGATAG
- the hfq gene encoding RNA chaperone Hfq — protein sequence MSKGHSLQDPYLNILRKERIPVSIYLVNGIKLQGQIESFDQFVVLLKNTVSQMVYKHAISTVVPSRVVRLPMAHPPEDDEQNDE from the coding sequence ATGTCAAAAGGGCATAGCTTACAAGACCCTTATCTGAATATTCTTCGCAAGGAGCGTATTCCGGTATCAATTTATCTGGTTAACGGTATCAAGCTCCAGGGACAGATCGAATCTTTCGATCAGTTTGTGGTGTTACTGAAGAATACGGTCAGCCAGATGGTGTACAAACATGCGATCTCTACCGTTGTGCCGTCCCGTGTGGTGCGCCTGCCTATGGCTCATCCGCCGGAAGATGACGAGCAAAACGACGAGTAG
- the miaA gene encoding tRNA (adenosine(37)-N6)-dimethylallyltransferase MiaA, with protein sequence MAANPSQQPLAICLMGPTASGKTDLAMAISDALPCDLISVDSALVYRGLDIGSAKPDADTLRRYPHALVDICDPSQPYSAADFRRDALAAMAESEARGRIPLLVGGTMLYFKALLEGLAEMPAAEPQVRADIEALAAQRGWPAVHAELEKVDPVAASRIHPNHSQRLSRALEVYRVSGVPISEWQARQAAQRPPYRFLQLAIAPDDRKVLHQRIEIRLKQMFANGFVDEVRGLYARGDLNDELPAVRAVGYRQVWQYLEGQWDLDEAFDRALIASRQLAKRQMTWLRGWDNLHWLDSRDPRGESSPKTGSAALNQALQLINHALQG encoded by the coding sequence GTGGCCGCTAACCCTTCGCAACAGCCGCTGGCGATTTGTCTGATGGGGCCCACCGCCTCCGGTAAAACCGACCTGGCTATGGCGATCAGCGATGCGCTGCCTTGCGATCTGATCAGTGTGGACTCGGCGCTGGTATATCGGGGGCTGGATATTGGCAGTGCCAAGCCCGACGCCGACACCCTGCGCCGTTACCCCCATGCCCTGGTGGATATCTGCGATCCGTCTCAGCCCTACTCTGCAGCGGATTTTCGCCGGGATGCCCTGGCTGCCATGGCAGAGTCGGAGGCAAGAGGGCGTATCCCACTGCTGGTGGGTGGCACCATGCTGTACTTCAAGGCACTGTTGGAGGGCTTGGCAGAGATGCCCGCGGCCGAACCGCAGGTGCGCGCCGATATCGAAGCCCTTGCCGCCCAGCGGGGGTGGCCAGCGGTGCATGCCGAACTGGAGAAAGTCGATCCGGTGGCAGCCTCCCGCATTCACCCCAATCATTCCCAGCGTTTGTCTCGGGCGCTTGAAGTGTACCGAGTCAGCGGAGTGCCGATTAGCGAGTGGCAAGCCCGTCAGGCGGCGCAGCGCCCGCCCTACCGGTTTTTGCAGTTGGCTATCGCCCCCGATGACCGCAAAGTGCTGCATCAGCGCATTGAGATTCGCCTGAAGCAGATGTTTGCCAATGGATTTGTCGACGAGGTGCGGGGGCTGTACGCTCGGGGCGACCTCAACGACGAGCTCCCGGCGGTGCGCGCGGTGGGCTATCGCCAAGTATGGCAGTACTTGGAAGGGCAGTGGGACCTGGACGAAGCCTTTGACAGAGCCTTGATCGCCAGTCGGCAACTGGCCAAGCGACAAATGACATGGCTGCGGGGATGGGATAACCTACATTGGCTGGACAGCCGCGACCCAAGGGGTGAATCAAGCCCAAAAACCGGGTCGGCGGCGCTAAATCAGGCTTTACAACTGATAAACCATGCGCTCCAGGGATGA
- the mutL gene encoding DNA mismatch repair endonuclease MutL, translating into MSKIHLLDPRLANQIAAGEVVERPASVVKELVENSLDAGARRVDLEIEEGGVKLIRVRDDGAGIDKDDLPLALSRHATSKIAALEDLEAVASLGFRGEALASISSVSRLCLSTAVAGAETGWSARSEGRDMAAVVAPVAHPQGTTVEVRDLFFNTPARRKFLRTEKTEFNHLDEVVKRQALGRYDVGFSLRHNGRAVHSLKPAASQLEQERRLASVCGPAFMENALFLDRSAIGLRLWGWVALPSFSRSQADLQHFYVNGRYIRDRLVAHAVRQAYRDVLFHGRHPAFVLYLELDPASVDVNVHPTKHEVRFRDGRAVHDFIFRTLHKVLADVRPDTAPQAASLAEELSQAPAHAPQQAAMPLREAPSPAPSFGSESRGYSPSPQSFSPPPGQVADTAARYGQLLEGEPQDDSEPPPLGYALAQLKGIYILAENQQGMVLVDMHAAHERITYERMKAAREGEGLRSQPLLVPRSIAVSEREADCAEQHAEVFAQLGLKVERMAEEAISVRELPVILADSDVEQLVRDVLADLLEYGSSDRIAAHINEILSTMACHGSVRANRRLTIPEMNALLRDMEATERSGQCNHGRPTWVQVGLGELDKWFLRGR; encoded by the coding sequence ATGTCAAAAATACACTTGCTAGACCCGCGTCTCGCCAACCAGATCGCGGCGGGGGAGGTTGTTGAACGTCCCGCGTCAGTGGTTAAAGAACTGGTGGAAAACAGTCTCGATGCCGGTGCCCGTCGGGTCGACCTGGAGATCGAAGAGGGCGGCGTTAAACTGATCCGGGTGCGGGACGATGGTGCCGGCATCGATAAAGACGATCTGCCGCTGGCTCTGAGTCGCCATGCCACCAGCAAAATTGCGGCACTCGAAGACCTGGAGGCGGTTGCCAGCCTCGGCTTCCGGGGCGAGGCCTTGGCCAGTATCAGCTCAGTATCGCGTTTGTGTTTGAGTACCGCGGTGGCCGGTGCCGAAACCGGCTGGTCGGCCCGCAGCGAAGGGCGGGATATGGCGGCGGTGGTGGCGCCGGTTGCCCACCCACAGGGCACCACGGTGGAAGTGCGAGATCTGTTCTTCAATACTCCGGCCCGCCGCAAGTTCTTGCGCACTGAAAAAACCGAGTTCAACCACCTGGATGAGGTGGTCAAGCGCCAGGCCCTGGGACGCTACGACGTCGGCTTCAGCCTGCGCCATAACGGCCGTGCGGTGCACAGCCTGAAGCCAGCCGCCAGCCAGCTGGAGCAGGAGCGCCGACTGGCGTCGGTATGCGGCCCGGCCTTTATGGAAAACGCGCTGTTTTTGGATCGCAGCGCTATCGGCCTGCGGCTTTGGGGTTGGGTGGCTCTGCCCAGTTTTTCTCGCAGTCAGGCCGATCTGCAGCATTTTTATGTCAATGGTCGCTATATCCGCGACCGCCTGGTGGCCCATGCGGTGAGGCAGGCCTATCGGGATGTGCTTTTCCACGGTCGTCATCCCGCGTTTGTGCTTTACCTGGAGCTCGATCCGGCCTCGGTAGATGTCAATGTGCATCCCACCAAGCACGAGGTGCGCTTTCGAGACGGCCGGGCGGTGCACGATTTTATCTTTCGCACTCTGCACAAGGTGTTGGCAGACGTGCGGCCCGATACCGCGCCGCAAGCGGCCTCGTTAGCTGAAGAGCTGTCGCAAGCCCCGGCCCATGCCCCTCAGCAGGCTGCGATGCCACTGCGGGAGGCGCCCTCGCCGGCACCGTCCTTCGGCTCAGAGAGTCGTGGCTATTCGCCCTCGCCCCAGTCGTTTTCGCCCCCGCCGGGACAGGTCGCTGACACCGCGGCACGTTATGGTCAACTACTGGAAGGGGAGCCCCAGGACGACAGCGAACCACCACCCTTGGGTTACGCCTTGGCCCAGCTGAAGGGCATTTATATTCTTGCCGAGAATCAACAGGGTATGGTGCTGGTGGACATGCACGCCGCCCACGAGCGCATCACCTACGAGCGAATGAAGGCCGCCAGGGAAGGGGAAGGCCTGCGCAGCCAGCCGCTGCTGGTGCCACGCAGCATTGCCGTCAGTGAGCGGGAGGCGGATTGCGCCGAGCAGCACGCCGAGGTCTTTGCCCAGCTGGGCCTGAAGGTTGAACGTATGGCCGAGGAAGCCATCTCGGTGCGGGAGTTGCCGGTCATTCTCGCCGACAGTGATGTGGAGCAGTTGGTTAGAGATGTGTTGGCGGATTTGCTGGAATATGGCAGCAGCGACCGAATCGCCGCCCACATTAACGAAATCCTGTCGACCATGGCCTGCCACGGCTCGGTGCGAGCCAATCGCCGCCTCACCATACCGGAAATGAATGCCCTGCTGCGGGATATGGAGGCCACCGAGCGTAGTGGCCAGTGCAATCACGGCCGCCCCACCTGGGTGCAAGTCGGCCTCGGCGAGCTGGATAAGTGGTTTTTGCGTGGCCGCTAA
- a CDS encoding N-acetylmuramoyl-L-alanine amidase, giving the protein MIRRLIFALCGSLTLALPLQAADIQDIRFWRAPDHSRVVFDLSGPAKHEVITLSNPHRLVLDIASTKMATATAGLTFENSPIQGLRHAGKADGTLRVVFDLSADVQARSFFLPANAEAGMDDRLVVDFLDQGKSEAPRVVKSVSDAQQRDVVIAIDAGHGGEDPGAIGPGRLQEKDVVYRIAKKLQRKFEARKGYRVVMIRDGDYYVGLAKRRDLARQAQADFFVSIHADAFTDPRANGSSVYALSKRGATSATARILAKRENKADLVGGVSLSDKDHVLAGVLTDLSMTATLDASLSVGAQLLSEMDKISRLHSKRVEQAGFAVLKSPDIPSLLVETGFISNPTEAGRLKTDHYQSRMAQAIYDGIDRYFRDSPPPDTYFAAVKRGDVTAPAGPREYVIARGDTLSDIAQRHNVSVRDLQQHNGISGSSIRAGQRIQIPAS; this is encoded by the coding sequence ATGATTAGACGACTCATATTCGCCCTGTGTGGCAGCTTAACCCTAGCGTTGCCGCTACAGGCAGCCGATATCCAGGATATTCGCTTCTGGCGGGCTCCCGACCACAGTCGAGTGGTCTTTGACCTCAGCGGCCCTGCCAAGCACGAGGTTATCACCCTTTCCAATCCCCACCGTTTGGTGCTGGATATTGCCAGCACCAAAATGGCCACCGCTACCGCGGGCCTCACCTTTGAAAACAGCCCCATTCAGGGTCTTCGTCACGCCGGTAAGGCCGATGGCACGTTACGGGTAGTGTTTGACCTCAGTGCCGATGTGCAGGCGCGAAGTTTCTTTCTGCCCGCCAACGCCGAGGCCGGGATGGATGATCGTCTGGTGGTGGATTTTCTCGACCAAGGCAAAAGCGAAGCGCCGCGGGTAGTGAAAAGTGTGAGTGATGCCCAGCAGCGCGATGTGGTTATTGCCATTGATGCGGGTCACGGTGGTGAGGACCCCGGCGCTATCGGGCCGGGGCGGCTGCAGGAAAAAGATGTGGTATACCGCATTGCCAAGAAGCTGCAGCGCAAATTTGAAGCCCGCAAGGGTTATCGAGTGGTGATGATCCGCGACGGCGATTACTATGTGGGCCTCGCCAAACGCCGTGATCTGGCGCGCCAGGCTCAGGCCGACTTCTTTGTTTCTATTCATGCCGACGCCTTTACCGACCCCCGGGCCAATGGCAGTTCGGTGTATGCCCTGTCCAAGCGCGGCGCCACCAGTGCCACGGCGCGGATTTTAGCCAAGCGGGAGAACAAAGCCGACTTGGTAGGCGGGGTAAGCTTGTCCGACAAAGATCATGTACTGGCCGGGGTGCTGACCGATTTATCGATGACTGCGACCCTGGATGCCAGCCTAAGTGTGGGCGCGCAGCTGTTGTCTGAGATGGATAAAATCTCCCGCCTGCACAGCAAGCGGGTTGAACAGGCGGGCTTTGCGGTGTTGAAATCCCCGGATATTCCCTCGCTGCTGGTAGAGACGGGGTTTATCTCCAACCCCACTGAAGCGGGGCGCCTCAAAACCGATCACTATCAGAGCCGCATGGCTCAGGCTATCTACGACGGTATCGATCGCTACTTCCGTGACAGTCCGCCACCGGATACCTACTTTGCTGCGGTGAAGCGGGGCGATGTTACGGCTCCGGCGGGGCCTCGAGAGTACGTGATCGCCCGGGGAGACACGCTGTCGGATATTGCCCAGCGCCACAACGTCTCGGTGCGAGACCTGCAACAACACAACGGTATCTCCGGCAGCAGTATTCGCGCCGGCCAACGAATCCAGATTCCAGCGTCCTAG
- the tsaE gene encoding tRNA (adenosine(37)-N6)-threonylcarbamoyltransferase complex ATPase subunit type 1 TsaE — translation MNLLDEAATVSAGQALGTAAKGGAVIYLEGQLGAGKTTLCCGVLRAFGHDGPVKSPTYTLVEPYSLSDGAVFHFDLYRLGDPEELEYMGIRDYFEPTAVCLVEWSERGRGVLPSPDIRVSIGQQGAGRRLELQGESGRGRSIVTAMKKHD, via the coding sequence ATGAATTTGCTTGACGAAGCGGCGACCGTGAGTGCGGGCCAGGCATTGGGAACGGCGGCAAAAGGCGGCGCAGTGATCTATCTGGAAGGCCAGCTGGGAGCGGGTAAAACCACCCTGTGTTGCGGCGTACTGCGAGCCTTTGGCCATGATGGGCCGGTGAAAAGCCCCACCTATACGCTGGTGGAGCCTTACTCCCTCAGCGATGGGGCCGTGTTCCATTTTGATTTATACCGCCTGGGCGATCCGGAGGAGTTGGAGTACATGGGTATTCGCGATTACTTCGAGCCGACTGCGGTTTGCCTGGTTGAATGGTCGGAGCGGGGCCGAGGCGTTTTGCCATCGCCGGATATCCGCGTTAGCATTGGGCAGCAAGGAGCGGGCCGGCGGCTGGAACTACAGGGTGAAAGCGGTCGCGGCCGGTCGATCGTCACGGCGATGAAAAAGCATGATTAG